TATGAAGTTACAGCAACTGAAGTACATTGTTGAGGTTGTAAACCATAACCTAAATGTTTCTGCGACAGCAGAGAGTTTGTACACATCTCAACCGGGTATTAGTAAACAAGTTAGATTATTGGAAGATGAGTTAGGGATTCAGATCTTTGAACGTAGCGGTAAACATTTAACGCAGGTTACCCAAGCTGGTGAAGATATTATTCGTATCTCTCAAGAGATCTTAGCCCGTGTTGAAAGTATTAAATCCGTTGCGGGTGAACACACTCATCCTGAGATGGGGACATTGAATATTTCAACAACACATACTCAAGCTCGTTATGCTCTGCCTGATGTGATTAAAGGTTTCACTGCGCGTTACCCAAAAGTATCACTTCACATGCACCAAGGTACGCCTAGCCAAATGTCGGAAGCGGTTGCTAAGGGGACGGCTAATTTTGCAATTGCAACGGAAGCGCTTCATCTTTACCAAGATGCGATTATGCTGCCTTGTTACCATTGGAACCGTTCAATAGTTGTTACTAAAGATCATCCTCTGGCGAAAAAACGAAATATCACTATCGAAGATCTTGCTGCTTACTCTCTGGTTACCTATGTATTTGGTTTTACTGGTCGTTCTGAGCTTGATACAGCATTCAATAAAGTTGGCTTAACACCTCGAGTGGTATTTACAGCCACTGATGCTGATGTGATTAAGACTTATGTTCGAATGGGGATTGGTGTTGGTGTTATTGCAAGTATGGCCATCGACCAAGAACAAGATACTGATTTGGTGGCCATTGATGCCAGCCATCTGTTTGGTGCAAGTACCACAAGCATCGGCTTTAGAAAAGGTACCTTCCTACGTTCTTACATGTTTGATTTCATGGAGCGTTTTGCGCCTCACCTAACGCGCCCTGTTGTCGAGCAGGCTATCTCTCTTAAATCGAATGATGAGATTGAAGAGATGTTTAAAGATATTGAGCTACCTGTTCGTTAATCTCATCGTGCAAATCTAGATTCTTATTCGGCCTGTAGATACAGGCCGTTTTCTTTCTGATTTCGATCTTTCTTTGCTGTTCTCTTTTATATCGACCCTTTCCATTTCTGTTTCTTACCCCTACAATCCTCGCACCATAGGGGGAAGCATGCATTCACGATTTAAAATACTCGACTCATTCTTGTTAGAGCACCAAGTTTACTGGCGTTCAGAATCTTTCCACCTATGCCAAACCCAGCAACGACCTTGGGTTGATGTGAATCGGCCGCTTGTTGATTGGCTGAATAGCTTGAGTATCGAGAATATTCAGATTCTTAAAGAGCAGCCTCAAGCTTTGGTTGAAGAGCTTATTGGTTTTCTTCCCGAATTAGAGGAAGCGAATCAAAATATTCAGTTCACTTTCACAGCACATAAAGGGCTAACGCTTCCACGAGGTACCGAAGATGGCATTCCGGGAAGAAAGCTACAACAGATTGTTTCGATGGGTGAAGCTTTGCTTGAACACCATCATGGCAAAGAGTGGTTGGAGTGGTGTTCTGGAAAGGGTTTTCTCGGTCGAATCTTATCTCAACAATCGAAGCAAAAAGTCACCAGTTTCGAGTGGCAGCAATCGCTGTGTGAAAGCGGACAAAAGATTGCAGATGCACAACGCCTAGACATGACCTTTGTTCAAGGTGATGCGCTTTCTGAAAGTGCAGATGATGTCTTTAATACAGACCAACACGCTGTAGCACTGCATGCCTGTGGCGACCTGCATGTTGAGTTAGTGAAAAAATCTGTGTCACATGGGCTACCAGCCGTCACTATCTCCCCTTGTTGCTACCATCTTATTCGTAATGAAAACTACCAAGCGATGTCGTCGGTTGCGAAAAGTTCTGATTTGACATTGAGCAAGAGTGATTTACGAATCCCACTTCAAGAAACCGTTACAGGTGGAGAAAGGGTAAAGAGGCACCGTCAGTTAGAGATGAGTTATCGTTTGGGTTTTAGCCAACTGCTCAAGGCTGAACGTAGTATCAATGAATACATCCCGGTACCGAGTATTAAAAAATCAGAGTTATCCGAGGGGTTTGAGTCATTTTGCCTATGGGCGGCCGAAGTGAAAAATATCTCACTTTGTTCGGGTATCGACTTTGAATCATATCTGGTTCAAGGCGAGACGCTTTTCTGGGAAATGGAGAAACTGAGCTTAGTTCAACAAGTTTTTAGGCGACCATTGGAGGTATGGTTAGCTTTGGATCGAGCTATTTACTTGCAAGAGCAAGGCTATGAAGTAACTCTCGAAGAGTTTTGCGAACGCAGTGTCACGCCTCGAAACTTGTTGATTCATGGTGTTAAGAACGACCGATAAATCACACGAGTTTCAGACAGGGCGTTTATCATCGCTGTTGAAAAATAGTGTTACAGATACAAAAAAGCCAGTTCGAGAAATGTCGGACTGGCTTTTAATGTGTGGATTAACTGAACTCTTCAACGAGAAAATTTACGCTCAGTTAGTCACTACATCATTAGTTAAACATTGCGATAGCTTCTGCTGGGTCTACGTATTCCAGGTCAAAGCTCTCTGCAACTTCTTTACAAGTCACTTTACCGTGAATGACGTTTAGTCCTTCTAAGAAACCTTCATCAGACAGAAGTGCTTCGCGGTAGCCTTTGTTTGCTAGTTTAACAATGTAAGGAAGTGTTGCATTGTTTAGCGCGGAAGTAGAAGTACGAGCAACGGCACCAGGCATGTTTGCAACACAGTAGTGAACTACGTCATCAACGATGTAAGTTGGGTCTGCGTGAGTGGTTGCGTGAGAAGTCTCGAAACAACCACCTTGGTCTATTGCAACGTCAACAACTGCTGAACCTGGCTTCATCTTAGCGATATGCTCTTTAGTAACCAGTTTAGGAGCCGCTGCGCCTGGGATCAGTACAGCACCAATCACTAGGTCAGCTTCTAGAACATGCTTCTCGATAGCGTCTTCAGTAGAATAAACCACTTTTGCGCGGCCTTGAAATTCTTCATCCAAGCGACGAAGTGTATCTAGGTTACGGTCAAGGATTGTAACATCAGCGCGAAGGCCAACAGCCATACGTGCTGCGTTAGCACCAACAACACCACCGCCAACAACAACAACTTTCGCGGGCTCAACACCCGGAACGCCACCAAGAAGAAGGCCACAACCACCATTAGATTTCTCTAATGTTTGTGCACCCGCTTGAATAGACATGCGACCAGCAACTTCAGACATTGGTGCTAATAGTGGCAAGCGACCCATATTATCTGTTACAGTCTCATAGGCTACACAGACAGCTTTGCTCTTGATAAGCTCTTCAGTTTGTGGAAAATCTGGTGCAAGGTGTAAATAGGTAAATAATATTTGCCCCTCGCGAAGCATCGCTCGCTCGACAGCTTGAGGTTCTTTAACCTTTATAATCATCTCTGCTTTCGCGAAAACGTCAGCAGCAGTAGGAAGAATGGATGCGCCTACAGCGATGTAATCATCGTCTGAAAAACCGATACCATTACCGGCATTGGTTTCTACAAAAACTTGGTGGCCGTGTGAAATGAGTTCTCTCACGCTAGCTGGGGTCATACCAACGCGGTATTCGTGGTTTTTGATTTCCTTAGGTACGCCAATGATCATCCTGATTCCTTATTTTATTTTGGTTGTTTTATCTATGTGTAGGGTAATTCTGTCGAATTAATAGCTAGTATAGATGGGTTTAAATAAAATTTGATACTGAATATTAAAAAGTTGTAGTATATTTTTTTGCAAGGAAGTAATAAGGTGGAATAAAAAATGGCAGACAATTATAAGAAGCCGTCCAAGGAACTAGATCGTATTGACCGCAACATTCTTAATGAGTTGCAAAAAGACGGTCGTATCTCAAACGTTGAACTCTCGAAAAGAGTAGGACTTTCTCCAACTCCATGTCTTGAGCGAGTTCGCCGTTTAGAACGTCAAGGTTACATTAATGGGTACACAGCGTTGCTGAACCCACAGTACCTCGATGCTTCACTTTTAGTGTTTGTTGAAATTACGTTGAACCGTGGTGCTCCAGATGTGTTCGAGCAATTCAACACTGCTGTTCAGAAACTTGATGATATCCAAGAATGTCATTTAGTGTCGGGTGATTTTGACTACCTTCTAAAAACTCGAGTATCCGATATGGGTGCTTACCGTAAGTTATTAGGTGATACGTTGCTGCGTCTACCAGGCGTAAACGACACTAGAACTTACGTGGTAATGGAAGAAGTGAAACAAACTAATCAACTTGTGATTAAGACTCGTTAATCATAATTGATGAAATGAAAGAAAGCGGACTTTTGTTCCGCTTTCTTGCTTTCTGGAATTGGGTTTTTTGGTTTGATATGGTTAAATCAACAGTAGTTTCATTGAAACGAGCGGCTTGGTCCGCTCGATGTGTTTTTATCTCGTTCAATTATTAAGTTGGTTTATGTTCAAGCAGAGCAGTAATAAAGTAGAAACTATCATTAAAACGAGTGAAGAGCCTCAGTCTCCTCGTTTAAGTGGTTCTCAACGTCTAAAAGAGTGCAGCCTCATACTGGGTGTTCTCTTCTCTATTCTACTTGCCGTGGCGTTATTAACTTTTAGTCCTGCAGACCCATCATGGTCACAAACGGCATGGGGTGGTGACATTCAAAATGCGGGTGGCTATCTAGGTGCATGGTTAGCGGATACACTTTTCTTTATATTTGGCTCTCTGGCCTACCCGATACCTATATTGGTAACGGTTACTGCATGGGTGCTGTTCCGAAAACGTAATGAAGACGAACA
The Vibrio kanaloae genome window above contains:
- the cysB gene encoding HTH-type transcriptional regulator CysB produces the protein MKLQQLKYIVEVVNHNLNVSATAESLYTSQPGISKQVRLLEDELGIQIFERSGKHLTQVTQAGEDIIRISQEILARVESIKSVAGEHTHPEMGTLNISTTHTQARYALPDVIKGFTARYPKVSLHMHQGTPSQMSEAVAKGTANFAIATEALHLYQDAIMLPCYHWNRSIVVTKDHPLAKKRNITIEDLAAYSLVTYVFGFTGRSELDTAFNKVGLTPRVVFTATDADVIKTYVRMGIGVGVIASMAIDQEQDTDLVAIDASHLFGASTTSIGFRKGTFLRSYMFDFMERFAPHLTRPVVEQAISLKSNDEIEEMFKDIELPVR
- a CDS encoding methyltransferase — protein: MHSRFKILDSFLLEHQVYWRSESFHLCQTQQRPWVDVNRPLVDWLNSLSIENIQILKEQPQALVEELIGFLPELEEANQNIQFTFTAHKGLTLPRGTEDGIPGRKLQQIVSMGEALLEHHHGKEWLEWCSGKGFLGRILSQQSKQKVTSFEWQQSLCESGQKIADAQRLDMTFVQGDALSESADDVFNTDQHAVALHACGDLHVELVKKSVSHGLPAVTISPCCYHLIRNENYQAMSSVAKSSDLTLSKSDLRIPLQETVTGGERVKRHRQLEMSYRLGFSQLLKAERSINEYIPVPSIKKSELSEGFESFCLWAAEVKNISLCSGIDFESYLVQGETLFWEMEKLSLVQQVFRRPLEVWLALDRAIYLQEQGYEVTLEEFCERSVTPRNLLIHGVKNDR
- the ald gene encoding alanine dehydrogenase gives rise to the protein MIIGVPKEIKNHEYRVGMTPASVRELISHGHQVFVETNAGNGIGFSDDDYIAVGASILPTAADVFAKAEMIIKVKEPQAVERAMLREGQILFTYLHLAPDFPQTEELIKSKAVCVAYETVTDNMGRLPLLAPMSEVAGRMSIQAGAQTLEKSNGGCGLLLGGVPGVEPAKVVVVGGGVVGANAARMAVGLRADVTILDRNLDTLRRLDEEFQGRAKVVYSTEDAIEKHVLEADLVIGAVLIPGAAAPKLVTKEHIAKMKPGSAVVDVAIDQGGCFETSHATTHADPTYIVDDVVHYCVANMPGAVARTSTSALNNATLPYIVKLANKGYREALLSDEGFLEGLNVIHGKVTCKEVAESFDLEYVDPAEAIAMFN
- the lrp gene encoding leucine-responsive transcriptional regulator Lrp, whose translation is MADNYKKPSKELDRIDRNILNELQKDGRISNVELSKRVGLSPTPCLERVRRLERQGYINGYTALLNPQYLDASLLVFVEITLNRGAPDVFEQFNTAVQKLDDIQECHLVSGDFDYLLKTRVSDMGAYRKLLGDTLLRLPGVNDTRTYVVMEEVKQTNQLVIKTR